One window of the Zea mays cultivar B73 chromosome 3, Zm-B73-REFERENCE-NAM-5.0, whole genome shotgun sequence genome contains the following:
- the LOC100502540 gene encoding ABRE binding protein: MASETTKNVKATLDEQEVTSHQRDQSAAEEEEVVVVVDPLARQSSVMSLTLEELQSSLCEPGRNFGSMNMDEFMANIWNAEEFQAATATGGCSKQEGTQREPMMPVANGTGENGGLVRQANAAAQAVVQPQTGSGGGGGGVAASGRQQVTLADMTLEDFLVKAGVVRGAFAGHGHAVVGMAPIPAGRMGIQQQHAAPTMSYQVAAPAPNAVYPVMGNGTGYHNGYPRAIAVVPPSQCVTAAVSPGSSDGVSAMTQAEMMSCIGNEGAGTVRNYGGGGGGGSARKRDSPEDACTEKTVERRQRRMIKNRESAARSRARKQAYTVELEAELNHLKEENDRLRAEQKTILLSKKKKLVEKMVEQARENVSAKKGGRGLRRSGSAMW; the protein is encoded by the exons ATGGCGTCGGAGACCACCAAGAACGTGAAGGCCACCCTCGACGAGCAGGAGGTAACCTCGCATCAGCGCGACCAGAGCGCTgccgaggaggaggaggtggtggtagtGGTGGATCCGCTGGCGCGGCAGTCGTCCGTCATGTCGCTTACGCTGGAGGAGCTGCAGAGCTCGCTCTGCGAGCCGGGGCGCAACTTCGGGTCCATGAACATGGACGAGTTCATGGCCAACATATGGAACGCCGAGGAGTTCCAGGCCGCCACCGCCACCGGCGGCTGCAGCAAGCAGGAGGGCACGCAGCGGGAGCCGATGATGCCCGTGGCGAATGGAACAGGTGAGAACGGAGGATTGGTTCGGCAGGCCAACGCGGCGGCGCAGGCCGTGGTGCAGCCCCAGACGGggagcggcggtggcggcggcggcgtcgccGCCAGCGGGCGGCAGCAGGTGACGCTGGCCGACATGACGCTGGAGGACTTCCTGGTGAAGGCCGGCGTCGTGCGGGGAGCCTTCGCCGGCCACGGCCACGCGGTCGTCGGCATGGCCCCAATCCCAGCCGGGCGGATGGGCATCCAGCAGCAGCACGCGGCTCCCACGATGTCGTACCAAGTGGCAGCGCCGGCGCCCAACGCCGTGTACCCGGTTATGGGCAACGGCACGGGGTACCACAACGGGTACCCCAGGGCCATCGCGGTGGTGCCGCCGTCTCAGTGCGTGACGGCCGCCGTGAGCCCGGGGTCGTCGGACGGGGTGAGCGCGATGACGCAGGCGGAGATGATGAGCTGCATTGGCAACGAAGGGGCAGGGACGGTCCGGAactacggcggcggcggcggcggcggcagcgcgcGGAAGCGCGACTCCCCCGAGGACGCGTGCACCGAGAAGACCGTGGAGCGCCGGCAGCGGCGGATGATCAAGAACCGTGAGTCCGCGGCCCGGTCACGCGCCAGGAAGCAG GCGTATACGGTGGAGCTCGAAGCTGAACTGAACCACCTCAAAGAGGAGAACGATCGCCTCAGAGCAGAGCAG aAGACGATTCTGCTATCGAAGAAAAAGAAG CTGGTGGAGAAGATGGTGGAGCAGGCAAGGGAGAATGTGAGCGCCAAGAAGGGCGGTCGCGGGCTGCGCCGCTCGGGCAGCGCCATGTGGTGA
- the LOC100193753 gene encoding uncharacterized protein LOC100193753 precursor produces the protein MIALSKIALVSAVALLGLGWAYQATRPPPPAILGAPGGPPISSPRIRLKDGRHLAYREEGVRRENARFRIVFIHGFSSTKESGFPVSQELVEQLGIYMLFFDRAGYGDSDANPKRCLKSDATDVEELADALQLGDRFYVVGCSVGGYPAWSCLKYIPNRLAGVALAAPAVNYWWPLPANVSRAAYGRLHARDRRTFWIAHHAPALLHAWLAQKWFRVSPIVRAERDAFTAKDWEILTALWRKQRESGQVDPAKATQQGTYESLCRDATILFGTWEFDPTEIENPFPDGEGGVSIWQGRQDKIVQVEIQRYVAQKLPWVRYHEHPEAGHALPDMDGIGDEIIRELLLGESELHQEPRAQDA, from the exons ATGATCGCTCTCTCCAAGATAGCCCTGGTGTCTGCGGTGGCGCTGCTGGGGCTGGGCTGGGCGTACCAGGCCACCCGCCCGCCGCCCCCGGCGATCTTGGGCGCCCCAGGAGGGCCGCCGATCAGCTCACCTAGAATCCGGCTGAAAGACGGCCGGCACCTTGCCTACAGGGAGGAAGGAGTGCGCAGGGAGAACGCCAGGTTCAGGATCGTTTTCATCCATGGCTTctcctccaccaaggagagcgggTTCCCCGTGTCCCAG gaGCTTGTGGAGCAGCTGGGCATATACATGCTCTTCTTCGACAGAGCCGGGTATGGCGACAGCGACGCCAACCCGAAGCGCTGCCTCAAGAGCGACGCCACGGACGTCGAGGAGCTCGCCGACGCGCTGCAGCTCGGGGACAGGTTCTACGTGGTAGGGTGCTCCGTGGGCGGCTACCCAGCATGGAGCTGCCTCAAATACATTCCCAACAG GCTGGCCGGAGTGGCCCTGGCCGCGCCGGCGGTGAACTACTGGTGGCCGCTGCCTGCTAACGTGTCGAGGGCCGCGTACGGGAGGCTCCACGCCCGGGACCGTAGGACCTTCTGGATCGCGCACCACGCGCCGGCGCTGCTCCACGCCTGGCTCGCGCAGAAGTGGTTCCGGGTGTCGCCGATCGTCAGGGCCGAGCGCGACGCGTTCACCGCCAAGGACTGGGAGATCCTCACCGCGCTCTGGAGGAAGCAGCGCGAGAGCGGCCAGGTGGACCCGGCCAAAGCGACGCAGCAGGGGACCTACGAGTCGCTGTGCCGCGACGCGACGATCCTGTTCGGCACGTGGGAGTTCGACCCCACGGAGATCGAGAACCCGTTCCCCGACGGGGAGGGCGGCGTCAGCATCTGGCAGGGGCGCCAGGACAAGATCGTCCAGGTGGAGATCCAGCGGTACGTGGCGCAGAAGCTGCCGTGGGTGCGGTACCACGAGCACCCCGAGGCCGGGCACGCGCTCCCGGACATGGACGGGATCGGGGACGAGATCATCAGGGAGCTCCTGCTCGGCGAGAGCGAGCTGCACCAGGAGCCCAGGGCGCAGGATGCCTGA
- the LOC109944872 gene encoding zinc finger protein WIP3, with translation MGLRACASMEGDEAAVGSPNFFQWLKPRCSLSSPSSRSSSGSSSSSSSTSTMASRHQLLALGEEGQAAGRGVVVAQQEASSVTCLPLLSRLGGERKGDDGHHEQCAVKEETTSGGGATGGLLAPSGVDLNIALPVGGSCSIDDEDAVMEEEKGGGEDEVDQEAAGGGEDESEWKRTHGGEAEEGMMMMTMDRQERDDDVAPSVEGSDTFVGVVVGEGGRGLPPPLAGCRYWIPTPAQILVGPVQFICHVCNKTFNRYNNMQMHMWGHGREYRKGPESLKGTQTLALLKLPCYCCAAGCKNNVAHPRARPLKDFRTLQTHYKRKHGAKPFRCRRCAKPFAVKGDWRTHEKNCGKRWFCACGSDFKHKRSLNDHVRSFGSNHCPVDDEAAAAAAPPKDRTVRFHNR, from the exons ATGGGGCTGCGGGCTTGTGCCTCCATGGAAGGCGATGAGGCCGCCGTCGGCTCCCCTAATTTCTTCCAGTGGCTCAAGCCGCGATGCTCCTTATCGTCGCCGTCGTCGCGGTCCTCGTCtggctcgtcgtcgtcgtcgtcgtcgacctCGACGATGGCGTCCAGGCATCAACTACTAGCCCTCGGCGAGGAGGGACAAGCAGCCGGCCGTGGAGTCGTTGTTGCGCAGCAGGAAGCGAGCAGCGTGACGTGCCTGCCGCTGCTCAGCAGGCTCGGTGGCGAGCGGAAGGGGGACGATGGTCATCACGAGCAGTGCGCCGTCAAAGAAGAGACCacgagcggcggcggcgcgacCGGCGGTTTGTTGGCTCCGTCCGGCGTGGATCTGAATATCGCGTTGCCGGTCGGTGGGTCCTGCAGCATTGATGATGAGGACGCCGTCATGGAAGAAGAGAAGGGTGGCGGCGAAGACGAAGTGGACCAGGAGGCGGCGGGTGGTGGTGAGGACGAGAGCGAGTGGAAGCGTACGCATGGCGGCGAGGCGGAGGaagggatgatgatgatgacgatggaTCGGCAGGAGCGTGACGACGACGTGGCGCCGTCGGTGGAAGGATCGGACACCTTCGTCGGCGTGGTGGTGGGTGAGGGCGGGCGCGGCCTGCCGCCGCCGCTCGCCGGGTGCCGGTACTGGATCCCGACGCCGGCGCAGATCCTCGTCGGCCCGGTGCAGTTTATCTGCCATGTCTGTAACAAGACCTTCAACCGATACAACAACATGCAG ATGCACATGTGGGGCCACGGGCGCGAGTACCGCAAGGGCCCGGAGTCGCTCAAGGGGACGCAGACGCTGGCGCTGCTGAAGCTGCCGTGCTACTGCTGCGCGGCGGGGTGCAAGAACAACGTGGCGCACCCGCGCGCGCGGCCGCTCAAGGACTTCCGCACCCTGCAGACGCACTACAAGCGCAAGCACGGCGCCAAGCCCTTCCGCTGCCGCCGCTGCGCCAAGCCCTTCGCCGTCAAGGGCGACTGGCGCACGCACGAGAAGAACTGCGGCAAGCGCTGGTTCTGCGCCTGCGGCTCCGACTTCAAGCACAAGCGTTCCCTCAACGATCACGTCCGCTCCTTCGGCTCCAACCACTGCCCCGTCGACGacgaggccgccgccgccgccgcgccaccaAAGGACCGCACCGTACGTTTCCACAATCGGTGA